The following are from one region of the Hymenobacter sp. YIM 151858-1 genome:
- a CDS encoding LytR/AlgR family response regulator transcription factor, protein MKEKLTCYIIEDEHLAQEILEEYIRKVPFLELKGTFMSPLEAAAPLKADQPDLLFLDINMPDLDGLSFIPMLSPKPLIILTTAYDQYALKAYDLEVRDYLLKPFTFERFYRSVLRLYQEQSPRYTPHKSVERADSRNEQEYLFLKVGHRIQKVATRDILFVEGMKDYLRIHTPDEKIMTLLSFAKLEELLPAQDFARVHRSFLVAIDKIDHIEKNRIQIADQIIPISDTYADAFYKLLRGWQ, encoded by the coding sequence ATGAAAGAGAAGCTCACTTGCTACATCATTGAGGACGAGCACCTGGCCCAGGAAATCCTGGAGGAATACATCCGCAAAGTCCCGTTTCTGGAGCTGAAAGGCACTTTCATGAGCCCCTTGGAGGCCGCCGCGCCGCTGAAGGCCGACCAGCCCGACCTGCTGTTTCTGGACATCAACATGCCCGATCTGGACGGGCTCAGCTTCATCCCGATGCTCAGCCCCAAACCCCTGATCATCCTCACCACCGCCTACGACCAGTACGCGCTGAAGGCCTACGACTTGGAGGTGCGGGACTACCTGCTGAAGCCTTTCACGTTCGAGCGGTTTTACCGAAGCGTTTTGCGCCTGTACCAGGAGCAAAGTCCTAGGTATACCCCGCACAAATCAGTAGAAAGAGCCGATAGCCGGAACGAGCAGGAGTACCTGTTTCTGAAAGTTGGCCACCGCATTCAGAAAGTGGCTACCCGGGATATTCTCTTCGTGGAGGGCATGAAAGACTATTTACGGATTCATACCCCGGATGAGAAGATCATGACGCTGCTGAGCTTTGCCAAGCTCGAGGAGCTGCTGCCCGCTCAGGACTTCGCCCGCGTGCACCGCTCATTCCTAGTCGCCATTGATAAAATTGACCACATCGAGAAAAACCGAATTCAGATTGCCGACCAGATCATCCCCATCAGCGACACCTACGCCGACGCGTTTTACAAGCTGCTGCGGGGCTGGCAGTAG
- a CDS encoding sensor histidine kinase → MERVKRIFWLIHLVVWVLFTLLVGLQLSTDGDAHWVSTTKGFIATCLYVFYGHFYLLTQYSGRPKGRGYWLRLPGIGLTGPLPFFLFYQKPFDFGQYMMHLVTAVVFLFLSWLARVTETLVLNTIRKEQLEKQAVEAELHYLRSQINPHFLFNTLNNIHTLVYKQAPAAPEALMHLASLMRYMIYESNAATVPLAREMDYLHDYVSLQQLRYRSNPVVDLQLAGDVEACSIAPLLFIHLLENAYKHSPARLGPGDLKVRLEVAAGNLTFSVQNPIGNRQAATLQEPGGIGLPNVRKRLALLYPDQHTLAIQDAGNTFTVTLTIHGLHAPAHEREAHLLHH, encoded by the coding sequence ATGGAGCGCGTCAAACGAATCTTCTGGCTGATTCACCTCGTCGTCTGGGTCTTATTCACCTTATTGGTCGGCTTGCAGCTGAGCACGGATGGCGACGCCCATTGGGTGAGCACCACCAAAGGGTTTATAGCCACCTGTTTGTACGTTTTTTACGGCCATTTCTACCTGCTAACCCAGTATTCCGGCAGGCCGAAAGGACGTGGTTATTGGCTGCGGCTGCCGGGCATCGGCCTGACCGGGCCGCTGCCTTTTTTCCTTTTCTACCAAAAGCCGTTCGACTTTGGGCAGTACATGATGCACCTCGTTACGGCCGTCGTCTTTCTCTTCCTGAGCTGGCTGGCCCGCGTCACCGAGACGCTGGTGCTCAACACCATCCGGAAAGAGCAGCTAGAGAAACAGGCCGTGGAGGCGGAGCTGCACTACCTGAGGTCGCAAATCAACCCGCACTTCCTGTTCAATACCCTCAACAACATCCACACGCTGGTATACAAGCAAGCCCCCGCGGCCCCGGAGGCGCTGATGCACCTGGCCTCGTTGATGCGCTACATGATTTATGAGTCGAATGCGGCCACGGTGCCGCTGGCCCGGGAAATGGATTACCTGCATGATTACGTGAGCTTGCAGCAGCTTCGGTACCGGAGCAACCCGGTGGTCGACCTGCAGCTGGCGGGAGATGTTGAAGCCTGCTCCATTGCCCCCTTGCTGTTCATTCACCTGCTGGAAAACGCCTACAAGCACAGCCCCGCCCGCCTCGGGCCCGGCGACCTGAAAGTGCGCCTGGAGGTAGCAGCCGGCAACCTGACCTTCAGCGTGCAGAACCCCATCGGCAACCGACAGGCTGCTACGCTGCAGGAACCCGGCGGCATCGGCTTGCCCAACGTCCGGAAAAGGCTGGCATTGTTGTATCCCGATCAGCACACGCTTGCCATTCAGGACGCGGGCAACACCTTTACGGTCACGCTCACCATCCACGGCCTCCACGCACCGGCGCATGAAAGAGAAGCTCACTTGCTACATCATTGA
- a CDS encoding ABC transporter ATP-binding protein, translated as MVLTIRNVSKRYANGVQALDNVSLDIPPGMYGLLGPNGAGKSTLMRTLATLQQPDTGTIHLGDIDVVHQQEAVRQTLGYLPQEFGVYPKASAEELLDYFAVLKGITNRALRRETTEALLRQTNLWDKRKQKLGGFSGGMKQRFGVAVALLGNPRLLIVDEPTAGLDPAERVRFLNLLSELGENSVVILSTHIVEDVAELCTRMAIINHGRILLEAEPLRAVEQLHGRIWRKLTDKQSLPTLEQEHQIISAKLLSGRTLVHVFSPETPGHGFEPVAPELEDVYFSALAGCFGPASRQLQAEEVAL; from the coding sequence TTGGTCCTTACTATCCGCAACGTCTCCAAACGATATGCGAATGGCGTTCAGGCATTGGATAATGTGTCGCTGGATATTCCGCCGGGCATGTATGGCTTGCTCGGCCCGAACGGCGCGGGCAAGAGCACGCTCATGCGTACGCTCGCCACGCTGCAGCAGCCCGATACCGGCACCATCCACCTAGGCGACATCGATGTGGTGCACCAGCAGGAGGCGGTGCGCCAAACGCTGGGCTACCTGCCCCAGGAATTCGGCGTGTACCCCAAAGCCAGTGCGGAGGAGCTGCTCGACTACTTCGCGGTGCTGAAAGGCATTACCAACCGGGCGCTGCGCCGGGAAACCACCGAGGCCTTGCTGCGGCAAACCAACCTGTGGGACAAGCGCAAGCAGAAGTTGGGCGGCTTTTCGGGCGGCATGAAGCAGCGGTTTGGCGTAGCTGTGGCTTTGCTGGGCAATCCTAGGTTACTGATTGTGGACGAGCCCACGGCCGGCTTGGACCCGGCCGAGCGGGTGCGCTTCCTGAACCTGCTGAGCGAGCTGGGCGAAAACAGCGTGGTCATCCTCTCCACCCACATCGTGGAGGACGTGGCCGAGCTGTGCACGCGCATGGCTATCATCAACCACGGCCGGATTTTGCTCGAAGCCGAGCCGCTGCGCGCCGTGGAGCAGCTGCACGGCCGCATCTGGCGCAAGCTCACCGATAAACAGAGCCTGCCGACGCTGGAGCAGGAGCACCAAATCATTTCGGCTAAGCTGCTGAGTGGCCGCACCTTGGTGCACGTGTTCAGCCCGGAAACGCCCGGCCACGGTTTTGAGCCGGTGGCCCCTGAGCTGGAGGATGTCTATTTCAGTGCCCTGGCGGGCTGCTTCGGCCCGGCCAGTCGGCAGCTGCAAGCGGAGGAGGTAGCGCTATGA